From the Falco biarmicus isolate bFalBia1 chromosome 19, bFalBia1.pri, whole genome shotgun sequence genome, one window contains:
- the MSTO1 gene encoding protein misato homolog 1 produces the protein MPGEAVTLQLGQYAGCVGAHWWGLQAAALRSPADGAELRAAALLRAGGGREAATPRLVALELKGGVGALRPGGRGPGGAGGLVSAGGGAGGRGGGRGLPAAAARLPCRAGPVAAYLDRASAGGSAPRDTGSHTARTKPLGPAPPRDPLPVTPQDAGASGRASAAAPGVALAPAPLVAPGEVSSGACVQLWSDYLNVHLHPRSLYVIRQYMHDGDCGCLEAFGQGESLLQDPSCLEELEDRLHFYVEECDYLQGFQVLCDLHNGFSGVGAKVTELLCDEYSGKGILTWGLTPVMSNMGDAQKNLYRLMNTALGIVRLSSHSSLFCPLSLSGSLGIKPQPPVAFPYINYNASLNYHSSAILAAALDTLTAPYRLHSSQGSMMHLADTLNFSGRKVVAAWASVPFPARCGYSLPDTLCAYQQDVPWKLLSSCREQKVSHCFAQSVVLRGICKESPTSRPGELPPSPLHACGSTEQILQCYLHAAFPGAFSTAHVLEQPCHTLPPYPQFFSPLLTRQGFLLNKPPGYSSAAVESIPVLAALQSSPVLHTLLYSLYKDVRKLNMGRWASFFSAGVEPDDFQEALEELRTLSQCYETGLEADESEDEADSD, from the exons aTGCCGGGGGAGGCGGTGAcgctgcagctggggcagtACGCGGGCTGCGTGGGCGCCCACTggtgggggctgcag GCCGCCGCGCTGCGCAGCCCCGCTGATGGCGCCGAGCTCCGCGCCGCCGCGCtgctgcgggccgggggcggccgggaGGCGGCCACGCCGCGGCTGGTAGCGCTGGAGCTGAAAG GCGGCGTGGGCGCGCTGCGGCCCGGGGGGCGCGGGCCCGGAGGCGCCGGTGGCCTGGTGAGtgcgggcgggggggccgggggacgcggggggggccgggggctgccggcagCTGCCGCCCGTTTGCCTTGCAGGGCTGGGCCGGTGGCCGCCTACCTGGATCGCGCCTCGGCCGGGGGCTCCGCGCCGCGGGACACCGGCAGCCACACGGCGAGGACCAAGCCCCTcggcccggcgcccccccgTGACCCTCTCCCGGTGACCCCGCAGGACGCCGGTGCCTCGGGAAGAGCGAGCGCCGCGGCCCCAG GCGTGGCTCTGGCCCCTGCGCCCCTCGTCGCCCCCGGGGAGGTTTCCTCGGGCGCCTGCGTGCAGCTCTGGTCTGATTACCTCAACGTGCACTTGCATCCCCGGAGCCTCTACGTCATCCGCCAGTACATGCACGATGG ggACTGCGGTTGCCTGGAAGCCTTTGGACAAGGTGAAAGTCTCCTGCAGGATCCCAGCTGCTTGGAGGAGCTGGAAGATCGGTTGCACTTTTATGTTGAAGAGTGCGATTACCTGCAG GGGTTTCAAGTCCTGTGTGACCTACACAATGGATTCTCTGGAGTCGGTGCCAAGGTGACAGAACTGCTCTGCGATGAATATTCAGGAAAAGGAATCCTGACCTGGGGCTTGACTCCCGTCATGAGTAACATGGGA GATGCTCAGAAGAATTTGTACAGACTGATGAACACAGCCCTGGGAATTGTCCGTCTCTCCAGCCACAGCTCGCTCTTCTGCCCCCTGTCACTCAGTGGGAGCCTTGGGATCAAGCCACAACCTCCCGTTGCATTTCCATATATAAACTACAAC GCATCGCTGAACTACCACAGCAGCGCTATTTTGGCGGCAGCGCTCGATACCCTCACTGCTCCTTACCGGCTCCATTCCTCTCAGGGCTCTATGATGCACCTTGCCGACACACTGAACTTCTCTGGGAGAAAG GTTGTAGCTGCGTGGGCTTCAGTTCCCTTTCCTGCCCGATGTGGTTACTCGCTCCCCGATACTTTATGTGCCTACCAGCAGGATGTGCCCTGGAAGCTTCTGTCTTCATGTAGGGAGCAAAAGGTCAGCCACTGTTTTGCTCAGTCTGTTGTGCTACGAGGAATCTGCAAAGAAAGTCCCACCAG ccgTCCAGGAGAGCTGCCCCCTTCACCGCTGCACGCCTGCGGGAGCACCGAGCAGATCCTGCAGTGTTACCTGCATGCAGCGTTCCCCGGGGCATTCAG CACAGCCCACGTGCTTGAGCAGCCGTGTCATACCCTACCTCCGTACCCCCAGTTTTTTTCTCCGCTTCTGACCAGACAAGGCTTCCTCCTGAACAAACCTCCTGGTTATTCCTCAGCAG CTGTTGAAAGCATCCCTGTGCTCGCAGCCCTGCAGTCCTCGCCGGTTTTGCACACGCTGCTCTACAGCCTGTACAAGGATGTGCGGAAGCTGAACATGGGGCGATGGGCCAGCTTCTTCTCTGCTGGGGTGGAGCCAGATGACTTCCAGGAGGCCTTAGAGGAGCTAAGAACTCTATCCCAGTGCTATGAAACAGGGTTGGAAGCAGATGAATCTGAAGATGAAGCAGATTCAGACTAA
- the DAP3 gene encoding 28S ribosomal protein S29, mitochondrial, protein MLRGLKGLVCHPLKLDHGYALHTAAKRLSSPVSQDVQAPAEASRAVFYTSQSDPASQTERHEGRHYSIPLEEVKTVFPHGLPYRFQQQIKTFNEACLMVRKPALELFTYLKNSNFAHPAVRYVIYGEKGTGKTMTLCHVIHYCARQGWLVLHIPDAHLWVKNCKELIQSSYNKERLDQPLQASFWLKNFKTSNERFLKEIKTTKKYLWGKQESTEEGRPLGEVVEQGLARVRNASDAVGVVLKEIKQQCHLGSFHLLVAVDGVNALWGRTTLKKEDKSPVSPEELTLVYNLRKMMMNNWKGGAIVTTLSQTGSLYKPSSAYLPQELLGKEGFDALDPFVPIPVPNYSAKEFESCYRYYLDRKWLQHEKARTPDGQEELRFLSGSNPRQLERLAGPL, encoded by the exons atgctGAGGGGTTTGAAAGGACTTGTCTGCCATCCTCTAAAG ctGGACCATGGGTATGCCCTCCATACAGCAGCCAAGCGCTTAAGCTCCCCGGTCAGCCAGGATGTCCAGGCGCCAGCAGAAGCATCCAGAGCAGTGTTCTACACCAGCCAGAGCGACCCG GCCAGCCAGACGGAACGCCATGAGGGTCGTCACTACAGCATTCCGCTCGAGGAGGTGAAGACTGTGTTCCCGCACGGGCTGCCCTACCGGTTCCAGCAGCAG ATTAAGACCTTCAACGAAGCCTGCCTGATGGTGCGAAAACCAGCTCTGGAACTTTTCACTTACCTGAAAAACTCCAACTTTGCACACCCAGCTGTCAGATATGTGATCT ATGGTGAGAAAGGAACAGGGAAAACCATGACACTGTGCCACGTGATTCACTACTGCGCAAGGCAAGGGTGGCTGGTGCTGCACATCCCCGACG CTCATCTCTGGGTGAAAAACTGCAAGGAGCTTATACAGTCTTCCTACAACAAAGAACGGCTTGATCAGCCTTTGCAAGCATCTTTCTGGCTCAAGAACTTCAAAACCTCGAACGAGCGCTTCCTGAAGGAG ATAAAAACgacaaaaaaatatctgtgggGCAAACAAGAAAGCACTGAGGAGGGCAGACCGCTGGGTGAGGTGGTGGAGCAG GGTTTAGCTCGCGTGAGAAATGCCAGCGATGCTGTAGGGGTTGTGCTGAAAGAGATAAAGCAGCAATGTCATCTTGGCTCCTTCCACCTTCTTGTGGCAGTGGATGGCGTCAACGCGCTCTGGGGAAGGACGACATTGaagaaggaagacaaaagcCCT GTTTCTCCAGAGGAGCTGACGCTTGTGTACAATCTACGGAAGATGATGATGAATAATTGG AAGGGAGGTGCCATTGTGACAACCCTCAGCCAGACCGGCTCCCTCTACAAGCCCAGTTCTGCCTATTTGCCCCAGGAATTGCTGGGAAAG GAGGGGTTCGATGCGCTGGACCCCTTCGTCCCCATCCCGGTGCCCAACTACAGCGCGAAGGAGTTTGAGAGCTGCTACCGCTACTACCTGGACCGCAAGTGGCTGCAGCACGAGAAag CGCGCACGCCGGACGGGCAGGAGGAGCTGCGGTTCCTGAGCGGCTCCAACCCGCGGCAGCTGGAGCGCCTGGCCGGGCCCCTCTAG